A single window of Okeanomitos corallinicola TIOX110 DNA harbors:
- the cas2 gene encoding CRISPR-associated endonuclease Cas2, translating into MLVVVVYDIPNDKRRTKLSNFLEGYGRRVQFSVFECFLSLEEMRQLYIKVRKLVKAEQDSVRFYWISQDAVDRVLTIGGEPPEPPPNYYVI; encoded by the coding sequence ATGCTAGTTGTTGTTGTATATGATATTCCTAATGACAAAAGACGCACAAAGTTATCCAATTTTCTCGAAGGTTACGGACGAAGAGTTCAGTTTTCTGTGTTTGAATGTTTTTTGAGTTTGGAGGAAATGCGACAACTATATATAAAGGTAAGAAAGTTAGTGAAAGCAGAACAGGATAGTGTGCGGTTTTATTGGATATCCCAAGATGCTGTTGATAGGGTGTTAACCATTGGTGGTGAACCACCCGAACCACCGCCAAACTATTATGTTATCTAG
- a CDS encoding dynamin family protein has protein sequence MNNNESVSNVIEVINVSENDTMNTTIEDTSINEGERFGNDLEKATKVRRETAEILKKIADILMQSEIAGENSSGKLGFEQDIVYLNSVRENLLQGVFRLLVLGDMKRGKSTLLNAIIGEKILPTGVNPCTAVLTVVRYGENKQVIIHFNDGKQPEAMDFDSFKERYTIPPDEAKKLEDEGIAAFPDVEYAVIEYPLDILEKGVELIDSPGLNDTESRNNLTLGYINNCHAILFVLSATQPCTQAERRYLENYIHDKELATFFLINNWDLIGQKIEDEDELPEAENKIRQVFQSNLSPYCENNGRNLYEQRVFELNSLAAFKARTKKPSGSLEGTGFDKFFSVLRPFLTQKRIIAELLNVKGLIRQIYHQVHEAVEIRITLLDTGAEELKQKIQEVQPEFNQLVEIRDGFKHEIRTKSEYYANELADDFCNYLSNLDSTFETDFAPYQPDLKVFDLLKGGKRKEFQENLEKSFNQYSNDKIANWTKTAEQKLKEAFSQISESAENYGDAYTQVTDKIYAKLNEQKIETGTVSSEERTPGWTRWAGAAAGIFLGNPAGAALVGFGALDWKSLIGQFLTAVGANIFLLYSGGAFLGPIGIALAGFLAGAVQLRLARNKLVKLTKEKMKESLPNVAKAEKIKIYNFVKEIFNNFEQEVTQRIDSDISYRKVELQELLDQKESQEIDKIAEVSRLNTLNQEIMVQWKAIEAITDKLLEQTV, from the coding sequence ATGAATAACAATGAATCCGTCTCCAATGTTATTGAAGTCATCAATGTAAGTGAAAACGATACTATGAACACGACAATAGAAGACACTTCTATCAACGAAGGAGAAAGATTTGGTAATGATTTAGAAAAAGCCACCAAAGTTCGTCGAGAAACTGCTGAAATTTTAAAGAAAATAGCAGACATACTGATGCAATCAGAAATTGCAGGTGAAAATAGCTCTGGTAAATTGGGATTTGAGCAGGATATCGTATATCTAAATAGTGTTCGTGAAAATTTACTTCAAGGTGTATTCCGATTACTCGTACTAGGAGATATGAAACGAGGTAAAAGCACCTTATTAAATGCCATCATTGGGGAAAAAATATTGCCCACAGGTGTTAATCCTTGCACAGCAGTTCTGACCGTTGTTCGCTATGGAGAAAACAAACAAGTAATTATTCATTTTAATGATGGTAAACAACCAGAAGCAATGGATTTTGATAGCTTTAAAGAACGCTATACTATCCCTCCAGATGAAGCTAAAAAATTAGAAGATGAAGGAATAGCAGCATTTCCAGATGTAGAATACGCTGTGATTGAATATCCCTTAGATATTTTAGAAAAAGGAGTAGAATTAATAGACAGTCCTGGCTTAAACGATACCGAATCCCGAAATAATTTAACTCTGGGTTATATCAATAACTGTCATGCAATTCTTTTCGTTCTTTCCGCTACCCAACCATGTACTCAAGCAGAAAGACGCTACTTAGAAAATTACATTCATGATAAAGAATTAGCCACATTTTTCCTGATTAATAATTGGGATTTAATTGGTCAAAAAATAGAAGATGAAGATGAATTGCCTGAAGCTGAAAATAAAATTCGTCAGGTATTTCAAAGTAATCTGTCTCCCTATTGTGAAAACAACGGCAGAAATCTCTATGAGCAAAGAGTATTTGAGTTAAATTCTTTAGCAGCTTTTAAAGCCCGCACAAAAAAACCCTCTGGTTCACTGGAGGGAACTGGGTTTGATAAGTTTTTCAGTGTCTTACGGCCTTTTCTCACTCAAAAACGAATTATTGCCGAGCTACTAAATGTCAAAGGTTTAATTCGTCAAATTTATCATCAAGTTCACGAAGCTGTAGAAATACGCATCACTTTACTAGATACAGGAGCAGAAGAACTAAAACAAAAAATTCAAGAAGTGCAGCCAGAATTTAATCAATTGGTGGAGATTAGAGATGGATTTAAACATGAAATTCGGACTAAATCAGAATATTACGCTAATGAATTAGCAGATGATTTTTGTAACTATCTCTCTAACTTAGATAGTACATTTGAAACTGATTTTGCCCCATACCAACCTGACTTGAAAGTATTTGATTTACTTAAAGGTGGTAAACGAAAAGAGTTTCAAGAGAATTTAGAAAAGTCATTTAATCAGTATTCTAATGATAAGATAGCAAACTGGACTAAAACAGCAGAACAAAAACTGAAGGAAGCTTTTTCTCAAATTTCTGAAAGTGCCGAAAATTATGGTGATGCTTATACCCAAGTCACAGATAAAATTTATGCAAAACTGAATGAACAAAAAATAGAAACAGGAACAGTTTCTTCAGAAGAACGAACTCCTGGCTGGACGAGATGGGCGGGTGCTGCGGCTGGAATATTTTTAGGTAATCCGGCGGGGGCTGCTTTAGTAGGTTTTGGAGCTTTAGATTGGAAAAGTTTAATTGGTCAATTTCTGACTGCTGTAGGAGCTAATATCTTTTTACTGTATAGTGGGGGAGCGTTTTTAGGGCCAATAGGTATAGCCTTAGCTGGTTTCTTGGCAGGTGCGGTTCAATTACGATTAGCCAGAAATAAATTAGTCAAGTTAACCAAAGAAAAAATGAAAGAGAGTTTGCCAAATGTCGCTAAGGCAGAAAAGATCAAAATTTATAATTTTGTGAAAGAAATTTTTAATAACTTTGAGCAGGAAGTAACTCAAAGAATTGACAGTGACATTTCATATCGCAAAGTAGAGTTACAAGAGCTTTTGGATCAAAAAGAATCTCAAGAAATTGACAAAATAGCAGAAGTGTCTCGTTTAAATACCCTCAATCAAGAAATTATGGTTCAATGGAAAGCAATAGAAGCTATCACTGACAAACTTCTTGAACAAACTGTATGA